From Sphaerochaeta sp., a single genomic window includes:
- a CDS encoding trp operon repressor yields MENAMDDLIRLFAKTTNEQEMYKLFDELFTQAEQKDFALRWNLLQELYQGTPQREIAKKYHISLCKITRGSRILKQPNSFFKKILSDRFDDHLHL; encoded by the coding sequence ATGGAAAACGCAATGGATGATCTGATCCGACTGTTCGCAAAGACAACCAACGAGCAGGAGATGTACAAGCTGTTTGACGAACTGTTCACGCAGGCGGAGCAGAAGGATTTCGCCCTGCGATGGAACCTGCTGCAGGAATTGTATCAGGGAACCCCCCAGCGGGAGATCGCCAAGAAATACCATATCTCGCTGTGCAAGATCACCCGCGGGTCACGGATCCTGAAACAACCCAATTCTTTCTTCAAAAAGATTCTCAGTGACCGGTTTGACGATCACCTGCATCTTTGA
- a CDS encoding ASCH domain-containing protein has protein sequence MQAQEMWQASRGYLTQGTAPYAAWAFYGTDSEEVDLLAHLAAERVKQATTSRLSDYQGADDPLPQEGDHSVILDSRGEAVCVIVDEKVTVVPFGAVDAAYAAKEGEGDGSLAFWRTSPPEGVPRHH, from the coding sequence ATGCAAGCACAAGAAATGTGGCAGGCAAGCAGAGGCTACCTCACCCAAGGAACAGCACCGTACGCCGCCTGGGCGTTCTATGGAACGGACTCGGAAGAAGTGGATCTTCTTGCCCATCTGGCGGCGGAACGCGTCAAACAGGCGACGACCAGCAGGCTGTCTGACTACCAAGGCGCGGATGACCCGCTCCCCCAGGAGGGCGATCATTCCGTCATTCTGGACAGCAGGGGTGAGGCGGTGTGTGTCATCGTGGATGAGAAGGTGACCGTCGTGCCGTTCGGCGCGGTGGATGCCGCCTATGCGGCAAAAGAGGGGGAAGGGGATGGCAGTCTGGCCTTCTGGAGGACAAGCCCACCGGAAGGCGTTCCCCGGCATCACTGA
- a CDS encoding aldo/keto reductase, whose protein sequence is MQYVDFHGRKLSVIALGCDHYGETVTTENSIANLNLYVERGGNILDTARVYGQEKPLEKSTSETLLGRWMEETKNRDKVFLITKGCHPLKEDTHHSRVDRTNLAADIQESLEELRTDHVDLWFYHRDRPEIPADELIDMANDEVYDKGYATFLGASNWTSERIQKANDWAKAHGKQGFSMSEIQASLAHCDATWWGDDTIQFLTKEEEAWYAKSGMPVLGFASQAKGIFSKLLSGQEDKISARARERFLSPENLALVPKVKKLCEKYDASPAAVTLAYLLSKPVRVIPLVGCSNPVQLADSLSQPDLRLTEAEMADLSH, encoded by the coding sequence ATGCAGTACGTTGATTTTCACGGACGGAAACTTTCCGTCATCGCGCTGGGATGTGACCATTACGGGGAGACCGTTACCACGGAAAACTCCATCGCCAACCTGAATCTGTACGTGGAGCGGGGCGGCAACATTCTGGATACGGCACGTGTCTACGGACAGGAGAAACCGCTGGAAAAATCCACCAGTGAAACGCTTCTTGGCCGCTGGATGGAAGAGACCAAAAACCGCGACAAGGTGTTTTTGATCACCAAAGGATGCCATCCGCTGAAGGAAGACACCCACCACAGCAGGGTGGACCGGACCAATCTTGCCGCCGACATCCAGGAAAGCCTTGAGGAGCTGAGGACGGATCATGTCGACCTGTGGTTCTACCACCGTGACCGGCCGGAGATTCCCGCCGACGAGTTGATCGACATGGCCAACGACGAGGTGTACGACAAAGGGTACGCCACGTTCCTTGGCGCGTCCAACTGGACAAGCGAACGGATCCAGAAGGCCAATGACTGGGCGAAAGCCCATGGAAAGCAGGGCTTCTCCATGAGCGAGATCCAGGCGAGCCTAGCCCACTGCGACGCCACCTGGTGGGGCGATGACACCATCCAGTTTCTGACCAAGGAGGAAGAGGCGTGGTATGCGAAGAGCGGCATGCCGGTGCTGGGGTTCGCCAGCCAGGCGAAAGGCATCTTCTCCAAACTGCTTTCCGGGCAGGAGGACAAGATATCAGCACGGGCACGGGAGCGGTTCCTCTCTCCTGAGAATCTGGCATTGGTCCCCAAAGTGAAAAAACTTTGTGAGAAATACGATGCGTCCCCCGCGGCCGTCACGCTGGCCTACCTGTTGAGCAAGCCGGTCCGGGTCATCCCTCTGGTGGGGTGTTCCAATCCCGTCCAGCTGGCCGATTCCCTCTCCCAGCCGGATCTCCGGTTGACGGAAGCGGAAATGGCCGACCTGTCACATTAA